In Candidatus Contubernalis alkalaceticus, the following proteins share a genomic window:
- the rnc gene encoding ribonuclease III — protein sequence MINNSECIIARKLDIKLNNPFLVSQALIHSSFAHENKDKPCHNERLEFLGDAVLELIISEYLYRNFPKLPEGELTKLRASIVCETSLVEVARELNLGEHLSLGRGEQSTGGQDRPSILADALEALIGAVYLDQGINVTCRVVINLFNPVITVIKEGALHRDYKTMVQELSQLKYHTTPRYKIVSELGPDHDKVFVAQILLKEKILGEGRGKSKKNAEQEAARIAWVKLQE from the coding sequence ATGATTAATAATAGTGAGTGTATTATAGCCCGTAAATTAGATATAAAACTTAATAATCCTTTTTTAGTCAGTCAGGCACTGATTCATTCTTCTTTTGCCCATGAAAACAAAGATAAACCATGTCATAATGAAAGATTGGAATTTTTAGGAGATGCAGTCCTGGAGTTGATTATAAGTGAGTATCTTTACAGAAATTTCCCCAAGCTCCCTGAGGGAGAACTTACCAAATTACGGGCCAGTATTGTATGTGAGACGTCTCTGGTGGAGGTTGCCAGAGAGCTAAATCTGGGGGAACATCTGTCTTTGGGCAGGGGAGAGCAGTCTACCGGAGGCCAGGATCGTCCTTCTATCCTGGCAGATGCTCTGGAGGCCTTGATTGGAGCTGTATATTTGGATCAGGGGATAAATGTCACCTGTAGAGTAGTTATTAATCTGTTTAATCCTGTAATTACAGTGATTAAGGAGGGAGCTTTACACAGGGACTATAAAACCATGGTTCAGGAATTGTCGCAGTTAAAATATCATACTACTCCAAGATACAAGATAGTAAGTGAGCTTGGACCTGACCATGATAAGGTTTTTGTAGCTCAAATTTTGTTAAAAGAAAAAATTCTGGGAGAAGGCAGGGGCAAAAGCAAAAAAAATGCCGAACAGGAGGCCGCCCGTATAGCTTGGGTAAAACTTCAGGAGTAA
- a CDS encoding stage V sporulation protein S: MEILKVSAHSKPKSVAGALAAVIRDKGRAEVQAVGAGAVNQAIKAIAITRGFVAPNGINLITIPAFAEIMIDNEERTAIKFIVEPR, from the coding sequence ATGGAAATACTGAAGGTATCTGCTCATTCTAAGCCCAAGTCTGTTGCCGGGGCCCTGGCTGCAGTAATCAGGGACAAAGGCAGAGCTGAGGTTCAGGCGGTTGGAGCTGGAGCCGTAAATCAGGCTATTAAGGCGATTGCTATAACCAGAGGTTTTGTTGCTCCTAACGGTATTAATTTGATTACTATTCCGGCTTTTGCGGAGATTATGATTGATAATGAGGAGAGGACGGCTATAAAGTTTATCGTTGAACCTCGTTAA